The nucleotide sequence ttttttctataaatactcctagaatcataataataagaaaaatagtaTCTACATAATTTCCTCAGAAAGCAGCTTGTATAAAATATCTTTGTACTTATTTAATTCTCCTGATGAAGTGCACTTACATATCAGGGTTTGTGTTGTACTGTGTGTTGTAGAAATCAAATGCTTACTTTGtttatcatgaaaaaatcaCCTAACTTGAtgctttttcgatttttatcgaGATCTGTGAtttgctatttaaaaaaaaatcgctaTTGGCATCGAATAAACGATAATTATAGATAGATAGTGCTGAAACGCGATTAAATagaattgtaataaataaatacaatctggataaaacaacattttcaaatacatcttttaaaaacgaaaataaccTATCTAATAACTGAATCTGTTTCTCAATTTAAATTTGCTTTTATGAGGAAATATTGACAATGAgaatgttaaatatatatagaGTCAAGGGTGGTTGAAAAATTGGGTgagttattgaataaatattatactttCCAGGTTATTTAAGCATTCTGAAAATCATTGAAACTTCATTCTGTCTGTTATAGTTTGAAATGTTATGTGCTTGATAAGAGAACTACCACGCCAATGATACTACGAACATTTTCTTATGCATAAGTGAATAACAATTACTAGAGTCAATATCATTTTAATTGCCTTAATcttattttcaatgtaaatatttgtagtttcaaaaagtaatgaaaatgaCAGCGAATATTCTTCCACAATCTTCTATTGTATCATCTTGTTAAATCATAGcgagttattattatttatactgccgagaacaaaatttcttaatttttcagtATAACCGTAATATTCACCAAATGTTCTATGTCTTGAAAATTCTGTAACAGTAATTATGatacataattttaattctATATGCATAtcaataaaagtgaaaaatgctTTTGAGTCCGATATTAATGTTCTTAGTGACCTATTTCTTAATAtccaatttcatatttcttttatttatatgtatcaTGTGTATCTATAGTATTTCAATAGAAGAGAATTGCACAAATGACACTTTTTTAGGAGCGTGAGTGCTTTCTTTCacctatttttagaaaaaaacaaaaattcaagaGCGATTCggatattgataatattttagagAATTTCAGACATATGGTTTTGAACGAAGCAGATAATAGAAACAAGAGTTTTCTTGAAACAAGATTAATAACAGTACCAATTtgctttgaatatatttatagcTAGATGTAATGAGATAATggaaattatgtatttatattaGCTTGGCACTTCTTAGAATTTCTCTTCACATCAAACTTCATACAAGGCTATTAAACTGGAATTATGGgattaatataaaaacgaaacattttttagacTTTCTTTccgttaataaaattatagaaagctTATTGTATCGTCTATTGGTTATATTATTATAgaggaatatttttcattttacataaaaatatttaggcTCTCACATACTACGTGTTAATGTCTTTGGCCTACATATTCCCACTATTTACTGATTACAGTTTAGTAAATGTGTGATAATCCTTTAGAAATTCTTTCTTTTAGATTGTTATCTCATCTCCATCTAACGTGATTATGCTCAAGTAACAGACCACAGAAGTGTCAACTTATCTCAATGAGTTTCCACGAGACACGTAgctatttcatatttatttcagaaatcaTTTGAATATATGATAATATGTATTATGAATATCAAGTGCAACCGGCAtcacaaaaatttgtaaaagaaaaatggaaattcaATTTGATGATGGGATTTCATTTGCACAACTCCCGAGAAAAGTCTCTCATAGTCTTTTAAATCACTCTGCGGAAGAGCTACCTGTCCAAAACGATTATATTAATTCtgtatttatcataatttagtATCAGAATTTGGTATTAGGATTGATTctaacgatataaataataacacaaaATATATGAGATTTATTGTGAACAGATACATAATAAATCTAATAGTGACATTGTGAAAAAGTTGAGAAATAGTAACATAATAGAAAACATgagttcataataatttaaaaacatactAGTCGAcccttttcaaaatttaaacgGTGTAACCAATTAACAATTAACGTAAAATAACAAGGTCATCGGTTTTCTGGAATTTCTTAGCAATGATCAATGAAatcaaaaacataaacataattattcaattaaatttcatttcagttgacagtttttattttagaatttgaactactcatatacaagatattttttattggtgacaataaatgaatgtaaaataCAGTTGAAAtggatacaaaataaaaatctcataCCACTGTCTTCTTTAATTATAGTTAATATAGTTAATTGGTAATAACAGCTTGTCTGATAAACTCTTCTTTCCATTTAGTTAATTGTAAAAATGGTTAGGTattcaatttcagttattatattataactcAATTGAAATAGATATAGAAGATTGATACACTAGAAAATCTGGAATCTATAATTAAtcctgaacacactatttactcCTAACACTAAAATAACACTCacagttaaatttttttcaaaatgtttctatGACCGCGGTATCGAAAGACCAGTACACAATGTACCTTTACTAATTATGACTGTTGGTCTAGTACTAGATAGTAGATAAGAGAATAGtaatttgtcagatatttcacaCCTTATTTAAGAAGAAGGTATAGTAGAGTTAAATAGAaacttgtagaaaaaaatatttagaataatgaaGATAGTATCTTTGATATGATGAAATCAATTGGATCATTATTGACATAGAAATAAGCCCAAATATAAATGATCAGTGGAACACTTAGGTTTAAGAGAGATTAAGAGAAATTAAAAGCTTTTACTTATGTCACATGTTCATAAATTTGAGAATACTTATACACATACTACCCTTTGAGTATTGAATATATCGAAGTAAACTTATCCGCTTCTATCACCTCcatcaaattttttctatggCATCTCATTGCAATTTACCATCGTTgacattaatttctttaaataatatatcTAGGGACCCAAACACATGCAATCATTTCTGCTCTTTATTCAACTCTTATcaatcaatttcttattttgtgattttgtgAATATATTAACCTGTTTTCATCACGTATCAGTAACGTATATCTTGAACATTATACATAAAATACCACAGCCAGAGAAGGTTAAATAAAGATGTTTTCGTGTCATTTTAACTGAACCCTTTCTACTAAGCAACGTTCTCTTTACAAAATATCAACGCAAATTCTCCCTTCAGATCTTCATGATGTTTTATTTGACCATGAATTTTATTAGTCACTGGATATACATTCATTgtcttatattattatattagacAAAACTATCAATTCCAGAAAACAATAAACCTTGTATATTGTTATTTAACTGGATATTGTGAATGTAGACACTTCAGTATTATCTAGTTATATCATGTGAAGTTATTTGAACATCCCATTCAATATCCACCTCTTTCAAAATACATTTCATGGCCCAACTGCATTTAGGTTAATTGATCACATATcaagtttcaaaaaatagattaatattCTTCAGAACTCACACAATGCAAATTTTACTGTCTAATCCAGAAAAGATAGGAAGGTTAGCAGAATGTTCATATCCTCTCATCAATAATTCTTtggtaaatttttttggaaatggctaaaaatttaatttctctatatatatatatgaattgaagtatACTGGTAGTAGAGCTAATGTCATTTGTATGTTCTAATTGTATTCtaacatacaaaatattttagaaatttaccGAGGCAGTATTTTCCAGAGTATAAGTTTTACTGTTTGGTTTCTCTCCTTTGAGAATTGATTGAATTTCATCTAAACTCTTTCCTTTCGTTTcgggaacaaaaaatatagtgaaGAATGTGATAAATATTGCAAATGctccaaaaatataaaaagggaTGAAAATACCAAAGTTATTTGCTATGCTTTGATACAAATTGATAGCAATCAACCCTCCAACTATAAACATAGCATCAGACAAAGTCATTCCAATAGCTTTAAGATTTGTTGGAAAAATCTCAGCTGTCACTACTATTGGTACTATGCCTACACCCACTTTGAAGACTAAAGCATATACCATTATTGAAACTATTGGTATCCAGCTAGCACTTAACACATCATAATCATACTCtttcaaattgaaatagatCGCAATACTCAATAAACAAATTCCAGTTAATATACTGGAGAAAATCAGTAACGCTTTCCTCCCATAATTATCTATTTGAAGTGAAGCAAATATTACGGCTAGTAACATCAAAGCAGCAAATAATATAGCAGCATGATTATGATCCATATATATGCTACCAGCTGCTTCCAAAATTGAATGTAAATTCATGAGAATTACTGAATAGGCACATAAATGTTGACCGGCATTCAAGACAGTCATAATCACGATACCTTTTCTATTACTAGTAACTTTGAACAAATCCAAAAAGTTTCCTTTTTCATTTTGCTGTTTTTCCAAAACTGCCTTAATATCATCCAGTTCTTTCGTAGTCTCGCAGTAGGATTTAAAATACTTTATAGATTCTAAGGCCTCCTCGGGTCTATTTTTAGATAATAGGTACATAGCACTTTCAGGTACTCTAGAGAAAACCAGTAATTCAATTAAGCAAACTGTACCTCCAATTATAGAAGGTACATAGAAAGGTAGATAAGGACCCACGCAATAAACTATCAAACAACCTAATAGCATCATCACATAAATAATACTAGATAGAAACCCTCTAATTCTGGAGTCTGCTATTTCAGCTATGTAGCAAGGTGCCGCGACAAAAGCCATGTTTCCACACATTCCACAAAAAAATCTAGCTACGAAAATGTAAATCATATTGTTTCCTAGTGCTATAGCTATCCATGCTAACAACACAACTAATGAAGCTAGtagtaatgatttttttcttcctaTTTTATCAACCAAGTAAATGGTGAGCGGTAAACCACAAAATGATcctaatagaaaaaatgtttccagCAGTTCAGCCTCATGTTTAGAAGTTTTGATGTGACTTACGTCACTAATAAGGTATGGAATATAGGGAGCGCTCCATCCATACGTCATACCGTCTGAGATCGCAAATAGCGTgcctgaaaaaaataaaacaatcgtCTAGAAAATCATGCAACATTCTTTTTCAATGACGCCAAATACTAGTTCCGATCAAGTTAATTGGTAGTGCATACAAGTTGGTATGAAAGTcgaactttttatcaaaaatcattttttaaaatctgtGACTATGAATTtacttatttaataaatatcaagttGACATCCTAATAAACTATTAGGCATAAGAAAATATACGACTTGTAATATATACATACATCTACATACTTCGCGACCAACTATTTGCTCCAagtgtattgatttttttaatcagaGGACATGATAGGGATATTAGAACTTTCATAGCCTACGCTAAGGAGTTGATGATATAATGGGATCGAAACATATACTAATTCTATTACTAATAACTTTTAACTTTTTCGTACTGCTGTCCAGTTCTTCGGGTCCGTTTCTAGATAATAGGTACATAGCACTATCAGGTACTCGAGAAAAAACCAGTAATTCTACTAAGCAAACTGTACCTCCAATTATAGAAGGTACGTAGATATGTAATAAATAAGTACACACACAATATACTATCAAAACAACCTAATATCATCATCACATAAATAAAACTAGATAGTTCTGCAGTCTGTGTTTTGAATTATTACATGGTTGAGGGGCAATTCAAAGAAGATTATGTGAATCATCAGGAGGCCAAATATCgttgatgaaaatattatcaaatattattcgCGGCATAGagaaagtatattttttcccttaaataatgttttctaaatatattgCGAAATATATGAAGTTGTTCCTGTACTTATCTACAGAAGATTTTTAAATGTCATTTAAAATTCTTTTCATCTTTAGACTCGTACAATTGCTCTCTCTATTTGGATAACTGTTGTATTTTAAAGTATATACTAagcaattataaataaacactTTGTGTTAACTATTGATACAATGAATGTACCACTACTACTGGATTATTAATGATTCCGTATTGGAAATATTCCTGTAGTAGTCAAAACTGAAGTATGATGGATTTCGTTTCCAGTGTTCTTTCTTGTTATTGAACTATTTTGAATGGTAGGATATTTGTTGATATGAATTGTCGTTCTTTCCAGACTAGCCGTGACTGGATCAACACGGCAACAGCGACTTTGTCTAGTATGATAATATACTACTTACAACGAGTAATATCAAAATTGACTGCCCCATTAGTTGAAAAAATGGATCGACTACACAAATGCTTCAAGCTGGAAAGGATACAGGAAAGGATCAGTGTGTGTCGAATGGTATATCAAAATGCTGCATTTGGTGGAATTTCCGATGAGATTCTCAGTGGGAGCAGCCTCTTGGGATAACACTATCAGCGTTTGTCTGGATTATTGGTTTGTCGATGTAGTATCTCTTTAGCGACAGCACAGTCTAACTATAATAGTGAAAGAACTGTGGCATTCATTTATGTGCTAGCTGAATtaccaatttccaaaaaaaagcaCAGACTACGTaatatagttaaaataaaaGTTCCCACCTGGAGAAGAGCATAAGGAACTGTCATTCTAATCAACTAACTATTTGTAGCTTTTTCgcaaaaaaaaatctgaaatcgACGGCTTTATAT is from Diorhabda carinulata isolate Delta chromosome 1, icDioCari1.1, whole genome shotgun sequence and encodes:
- the LOC130899392 gene encoding facilitated trehalose transporter Tret1-like, with protein sequence MSNEDSFLHLVKCTYPQMIAAITGTLFAISDGMTYGWSAPYIPYLISDVSHIKTSKHEAELLETFFLLGSFCGLPLTIYLVDKIGRKKSLLLASLVVLLAWIAIALGNNMIYIFVARFFCGMCGNMAFVAAPCYIAEIADSRIRGFLSSIIYVMMLLGCLIVYCVGPYLPFYVPSIIGGTVCLIELLVFSRVPESAMYLLSKNRPEEALESIKYFKSYCETTKELDDIKAVLEKQQNEKGNFLDLFKVTSNRKGIVIMTVLNAGQHLCAYSVILMNLHSILEAAGSIYMDHNHAAILFAALMLLAVIFASLQIDNYGRKALLIFSSILTGICLLSIAIYFNLKEYDYDVLSASWIPIVSIMVYALVFKVGVGIVPIVVTAEIFPTNLKAIGMTLSDAMFIVGGLIAINLYQSIANNFGIFIPFYIFGAFAIFITFFTIFFVPETKGKSLDEIQSILKGEKPNSKTYTLENTASVNF